One window of Psychrobacillus sp. FSL H8-0483 genomic DNA carries:
- a CDS encoding alpha/beta hydrolase — MVTERFVEVDAGVELFVQDVGSGDPIVFIPGFTFTTEVFTHQVEHFSKTNRVIVLDPRSHGRSSITLEGNDYVTHGTDLAKVIDALELKNVTLAGWSFGCLTVWEYLKQNGYENVKSLIFIDMSPKALSTNHEEDWVEGPLNDIGAIYNTYLRNAAGQREFIKAYTTSVMVQRDVTEDELNWLVEQSLKTPYYIAANLFASGMFSDYREEAKEASETVPTMTIVADHWADTAVRFTQKISPKSSIEVLGGHLMFWEHSKEFNELVEQFLSVEN, encoded by the coding sequence ATGGTGACAGAGAGGTTTGTTGAAGTAGACGCTGGTGTAGAATTATTTGTTCAAGATGTAGGAAGTGGGGACCCGATTGTTTTCATCCCGGGCTTTACATTTACAACGGAAGTGTTTACCCATCAAGTCGAACATTTCTCCAAAACAAATAGAGTAATTGTTCTCGACCCAAGAAGTCATGGTCGTTCGTCGATTACGCTAGAAGGAAACGATTATGTAACACATGGAACGGACTTGGCAAAGGTAATTGATGCATTAGAACTAAAGAACGTAACGCTAGCAGGCTGGTCGTTTGGTTGCTTAACTGTTTGGGAGTATCTTAAACAGAACGGGTATGAAAATGTAAAATCACTAATTTTCATTGACATGTCACCAAAGGCGTTGTCGACAAATCATGAGGAAGATTGGGTAGAAGGTCCTCTCAATGACATTGGAGCAATCTATAACACCTATTTACGCAATGCAGCAGGTCAGCGGGAATTTATCAAGGCATATACAACAAGTGTCATGGTGCAACGTGATGTTACAGAGGATGAGTTGAATTGGCTGGTGGAACAATCTTTAAAAACACCATATTATATTGCAGCGAATCTATTTGCTTCAGGCATGTTCTCTGATTATCGCGAAGAAGCGAAGGAAGCGAGCGAAACTGTACCAACAATGACGATCGTAGCAGATCATTGGGCGGATACAGCGGTTCGATTCACGCAAAAAATTTCTCCAAAATCCTCCATCGAAGTACTAGGCGGCCACCTGATGTTCTGGGAGCATAGTAAGGAATTTAACGAAC
- a CDS encoding tripartite tricarboxylate transporter permease has product MDTLQFLADGFGVAFQWHNILFAFVGVVIGTAVGVLPGIGPMSGVALLIPVTATITSGMPTGAAAASSIILLAGVYYGAMYGGSTTSILLNTPGESSSVVTTLDGYQMARQGRAGAALAISAIGSFCAGIVSLIGLVLLAEPLSNVAIKFGPAEYFSLMLLGLAAVSGLAGKSMTKALIMTVFGLMLGTIGIDAVSGIARFTYDQPILFSGLEFLTIAVGLFALGEVFKTILERDEESGAIAKIHRILPTKQDMKDSAVPIARGSLLGFFIGVLPGAGATLASFFSYMTEKKFSKNPDSFGKGNIAGVAGPESANNAASGGAMIPLLTLGIPGSGTTAILMGALIMYNIQPGPLLFDEHPEVAWGLIASMFIGNLMLLVLNMPLVRLFAKIIQTPKKYLIPIIVAISFFGVYAVQYTTFDLYLLLGCGVLGYLLSKNDYPVAPLVLALVLGPMIENNMRRALTISNGDFSIFVTKPLSLVFIIAAVAWLLVPLLLKLRGRKVIINEEG; this is encoded by the coding sequence ATGGATACATTACAATTTCTAGCGGACGGATTTGGTGTCGCTTTTCAATGGCATAACATATTGTTCGCATTTGTCGGTGTTGTCATCGGAACTGCAGTAGGAGTATTACCGGGTATTGGACCGATGAGTGGTGTCGCACTTCTTATACCAGTAACGGCAACAATCACTTCGGGGATGCCAACGGGAGCAGCAGCTGCGAGTTCGATAATTTTATTAGCAGGGGTATATTATGGAGCGATGTACGGAGGCTCTACCACTTCTATTTTGTTAAATACACCAGGGGAATCATCTTCTGTTGTGACGACATTAGATGGTTATCAAATGGCAAGACAAGGTCGTGCAGGTGCGGCTTTAGCGATATCGGCAATTGGGTCGTTTTGTGCAGGAATTGTATCATTAATTGGGCTTGTGCTTCTAGCAGAACCTCTCTCCAATGTTGCCATAAAATTTGGACCGGCCGAATATTTTTCATTGATGTTACTAGGCTTAGCTGCGGTTAGCGGACTAGCGGGAAAATCAATGACAAAGGCATTAATCATGACGGTTTTTGGACTTATGCTAGGAACAATAGGCATTGATGCAGTGTCTGGTATTGCCCGTTTTACATATGATCAACCAATTTTATTTTCAGGACTCGAGTTTTTGACAATTGCTGTTGGTTTATTTGCACTCGGTGAAGTCTTTAAAACGATTTTAGAGCGTGATGAAGAATCGGGAGCGATTGCGAAGATACATCGAATTTTACCGACAAAGCAAGATATGAAGGATAGTGCAGTACCAATAGCACGTGGATCTCTTCTTGGCTTCTTTATCGGCGTTTTACCTGGAGCAGGTGCAACACTTGCATCGTTCTTCTCCTACATGACAGAGAAGAAATTCAGTAAAAACCCAGATAGTTTTGGAAAAGGAAACATTGCTGGTGTAGCTGGTCCCGAATCAGCTAATAACGCTGCTTCTGGTGGTGCAATGATTCCCCTTCTTACACTAGGGATTCCTGGATCAGGTACAACTGCAATCCTAATGGGCGCACTCATCATGTACAACATTCAGCCAGGCCCACTACTTTTTGACGAACATCCAGAAGTTGCATGGGGACTTATCGCAAGTATGTTCATCGGGAACTTAATGCTACTCGTGCTGAATATGCCACTAGTACGCTTATTTGCAAAAATCATTCAAACACCGAAAAAGTATTTAATCCCTATAATTGTCGCGATTTCTTTCTTTGGTGTTTATGCAGTACAGTATACAACGTTTGACTTGTACTTATTGTTAGGGTGCGGTGTCTTAGGTTATCTATTATCAAAGAACGATTACCCAGTAGCTCCTTTAGTGCTCGCACTCGTATTAGGACCAATGATTGAAAACAATATGCGCCGTGCTTTAACAATCTCTAACGGAGACTTCAGCATCTTTGTGACAAAGCCATTATCACTCGTTTTCATTATTGCAGCTGTAGCGTGGTTGTTAGTTCCTTTATTACTCAAGCTTAGAGGACGAAAAGTTATTATAAATGAAGAAGGTTGA